Proteins encoded by one window of Streptomyces sp. LX-29:
- the lepB gene encoding signal peptidase I, producing the protein MQPTGKGAQAGVAAREDAEGVGGPTAGRGEGDDRGGDARAGSADSAGSSGSSADSAGTADSAGTADSSDSAGSDGDGEDRSGTAPGGDGADDRKPKPKQRSFWKELPLLIGIALLLALLIKTFLLQAFSIPSDSMQNTLQRGDRVLVDKLTPWFGAEPERGEVVVFHDPGGWLGETEPQDSGPIVEGVQKVLSFIGLMPSAEEKDLIKRVIAVGGDTVECKKGGPVKVNGKALDEPYIFPGDTACDDKPFGPVKVPEGRLWVMGDHRQDSLDSRYHQDLDKGTISVDGVVGRAIVVAWPINRWSTLPVPDTFDQPALSTAMAAAPSALGLAGALPIVLWRRRRLLAKDGGGNGDGHGREG; encoded by the coding sequence ATGCAGCCCACGGGTAAGGGAGCGCAGGCCGGGGTGGCGGCCCGGGAGGACGCCGAGGGCGTGGGCGGTCCCACGGCCGGGCGAGGCGAGGGTGACGACCGCGGCGGTGACGCCCGCGCGGGCTCTGCCGACTCCGCCGGTTCATCCGGATCCTCCGCCGACTCTGCCGGTACTGCTGACTCCGCCGGTACCGCTGACTCCTCCGACTCTGCCGGCTCCGATGGTGACGGCGAGGACCGGAGCGGCACGGCCCCCGGGGGCGACGGCGCCGACGACAGGAAGCCGAAGCCGAAGCAGCGCTCCTTCTGGAAGGAGCTGCCGCTGCTGATCGGTATCGCGCTGCTGCTGGCGCTCCTGATCAAGACCTTCCTCCTGCAGGCGTTCTCGATCCCGTCCGACTCGATGCAGAACACCCTCCAGCGCGGCGACCGGGTGCTGGTGGACAAGCTCACCCCGTGGTTCGGGGCCGAGCCGGAGCGCGGCGAGGTCGTGGTCTTCCACGATCCGGGCGGCTGGCTCGGGGAGACCGAGCCGCAGGACTCGGGCCCGATCGTGGAGGGCGTCCAGAAGGTGCTCAGCTTCATCGGGCTGATGCCTTCGGCTGAGGAGAAGGACCTGATCAAGCGGGTTATCGCGGTCGGCGGCGACACGGTGGAGTGCAAGAAGGGCGGCCCGGTCAAGGTCAACGGCAAGGCCCTCGACGAGCCGTACATCTTCCCCGGCGACACCGCCTGCGACGACAAGCCGTTCGGGCCGGTGAAGGTCCCGGAGGGTCGGCTGTGGGTGATGGGCGACCACCGCCAGGACTCGCTCGACTCGCGCTACCACCAGGATCTGGACAAGGGCACGATCTCGGTGGACGGGGTCGTGGGCCGCGCGATCGTCGTCGCCTGGCCGATCAACCGCTGGTCCACGCTGCCGGTGCCGGACACCTTCGACCAGCCGGCGCTGAGCACCGCGATGGCGGCGGCCCCCTCCGCCCTCGGTTTGGCGGGCGCGCTGCCGATCGTGCTGTGGCGCCGCCGCCGGCTCCTGGCCAAGGACGGCGGAGGGAACGGCGACGGGCACGGGCGCGAGGGCTGA